Proteins encoded together in one Streptomyces sp. TLI_171 window:
- a CDS encoding amino acid ABC transporter permease: MNKTDQGSVTPGRPDTIKAVPVRHPGRWAGVAVIAVLGAMLVHALLTNQALKWDVVGNTLQDPTVIHGIWVTLELTVLSMVMGVVGGVLLAVMRLSGNPVLSGTAWAYIWIFRGTPLLVQLVFWNSIGALWPTLSIGIPFGPSFWSESSNTLIPVFTAALLGLGLNEAAYMAEIVRAGIQSVDEGQTEAAHALGMSKLATMRRIVLPQAMRVIIPPTGNETISMLKNTSLVQVIALVELFTAGHDIYARTFQTIPVLVAVSIYYLLMTSIMTIGQYYIERYYARGTNRTLPPTPIQRLSALIGRGAPAKPAAAPDAGSQS, encoded by the coding sequence GTGAACAAGACCGACCAGGGGTCGGTGACACCGGGACGGCCCGACACCATCAAGGCCGTCCCGGTCCGCCACCCCGGACGCTGGGCCGGTGTGGCCGTCATCGCCGTCCTCGGCGCGATGCTGGTCCACGCCCTGCTGACCAACCAGGCCCTCAAGTGGGACGTCGTCGGCAACACCCTGCAGGACCCCACCGTCATCCACGGCATCTGGGTCACCCTGGAGCTGACCGTCCTGTCCATGGTGATGGGCGTGGTCGGCGGTGTGCTGCTGGCCGTCATGCGGCTCTCCGGCAACCCGGTGCTCTCCGGCACCGCCTGGGCGTACATCTGGATCTTCCGCGGCACCCCGCTGCTGGTGCAGCTGGTGTTCTGGAACAGCATCGGCGCGCTCTGGCCGACCCTGTCGATCGGCATCCCGTTCGGGCCGTCGTTCTGGTCCGAGAGCTCCAACACCCTGATCCCGGTGTTCACCGCCGCGCTGCTCGGCCTCGGCCTGAACGAGGCCGCGTACATGGCGGAGATCGTCCGGGCCGGCATCCAGTCGGTGGACGAGGGCCAGACCGAGGCCGCGCACGCGCTCGGCATGTCCAAGCTCGCCACCATGCGCCGGATCGTGCTGCCGCAGGCGATGCGGGTGATCATCCCGCCGACCGGCAACGAGACCATCTCGATGCTGAAGAACACCTCGCTGGTGCAGGTGATCGCGCTGGTCGAGCTGTTCACGGCCGGCCACGACATCTACGCCCGCACCTTCCAGACCATCCCGGTGCTGGTCGCGGTGTCGATCTACTACCTGCTGATGACCTCGATCATGACGATCGGCCAGTACTACATCGAGCGGTACTACGCCCGGGGCACCAACCGCACGCTGCCGCCCACCCCGATCCAGCGGCTCAGCGCGCTGATCGGACGCGGCGCCCCCGCGAAGCCCGCGGCGGCCCCGGACGCAGGGAGCCAGTCATGA
- a CDS encoding ABC transporter substrate-binding protein has translation MTARTPRTRLFAAATTLAAGSLLLTACGSSTSSSGSTGAAGGNATQSVAAASADPALVALVPADVKAGGKLVVAADASYAPNEFKDEKGAIVGMDVDLAKAIAQKLGLTADVQNADFTSIIPGISSKKYQLGMSSFTDTKEREQTVDMVTYFTAGSAAAVKKGNPDKISLDDLCGKKVAVQTGTTQADEVKDTRNPACTAAGKPTIPNDGDKFTLQTDVTGALVAGRDQVMLADSPVVDYALKQTGGQLEKIGDTYDSAPYGIVVAKGSDLTKAVQGAVTALIADGTYKQILDKWGVAAGAVTASEINAAKS, from the coding sequence ATGACCGCTCGCACCCCGCGCACCCGGCTGTTCGCCGCGGCCACGACCCTCGCGGCCGGCTCCCTGCTCCTCACGGCCTGCGGCAGCAGCACCAGCAGCTCCGGTTCGACCGGCGCGGCGGGCGGCAACGCGACCCAGTCCGTCGCGGCGGCTTCGGCCGACCCGGCTCTGGTCGCGCTGGTCCCGGCCGACGTCAAGGCCGGCGGCAAGCTGGTGGTCGCGGCCGACGCCTCCTACGCCCCCAACGAGTTCAAGGACGAGAAGGGCGCGATCGTCGGCATGGACGTCGACCTCGCCAAGGCCATCGCGCAGAAGCTCGGCCTCACCGCCGACGTCCAGAACGCCGACTTCACCTCGATCATCCCGGGCATCTCGTCGAAGAAGTACCAGCTCGGCATGAGCTCCTTCACCGACACCAAGGAGCGCGAGCAGACCGTCGACATGGTGACCTACTTCACCGCCGGCTCCGCGGCCGCCGTGAAGAAGGGCAACCCGGACAAGATCAGCCTCGACGACCTGTGCGGCAAGAAGGTCGCGGTGCAGACCGGCACCACCCAGGCCGACGAGGTCAAGGACACCCGGAACCCGGCCTGCACCGCCGCCGGCAAGCCGACCATCCCGAACGACGGCGACAAGTTCACCCTGCAGACCGACGTCACCGGCGCCCTGGTGGCCGGCCGCGACCAGGTGATGCTGGCCGACTCCCCCGTGGTCGACTACGCGCTCAAGCAGACCGGCGGCCAGCTGGAGAAGATCGGCGACACCTACGACAGCGCCCCCTACGGCATCGTCGTCGCCAAGGGCAGCGACCTCACCAAGGCGGTCCAGGGCGCCGTGACCGCGCTGATCGCCGACGGCACCTACAAGCAGATCCTCGACAAGTGGGGCGTCGCCGCCGGCGCCGTCACCGCCTCCGAGATCAACGCCGCCAAGAGCTGA